From Halorubrum salinarum, the proteins below share one genomic window:
- a CDS encoding response regulator transcription factor, with amino-acid sequence MSKSAVIADDDETIRSILQYKLSSAGYDLTVCHDGEECRQALNESGAAPDVVVLDVMMPRMKGTQVLRAIRRDELAVDPDVPVVMLTSRGQEADVLEGFDAGADEYLTKPFSPNELLVRIDRLVEG; translated from the coding sequence GTGTCGAAATCGGCCGTCATCGCGGACGACGACGAGACGATCCGGTCGATCCTCCAGTACAAACTGTCGAGCGCGGGCTACGACCTCACGGTGTGTCACGACGGCGAGGAGTGTCGCCAGGCGCTGAACGAGAGCGGCGCGGCCCCGGACGTCGTGGTCCTCGACGTGATGATGCCGCGGATGAAGGGCACGCAGGTGTTACGGGCGATCCGGCGCGACGAGCTCGCCGTCGACCCCGACGTGCCCGTCGTGATGCTCACCTCGCGCGGCCAGGAGGCGGACGTGTTGGAGGGGTTCGACGCGGGCGCCGACGAGTACCTCACGAAGCCGTTCAGTCCGAACGAGCTGCTGGTCCGCATCGACCGACTGGTCGAGGGGTGA
- a CDS encoding sugar phosphate nucleotidyltransferase has translation MATDSVTAVILAAGEGRRLAPLTNRRPKPMVPVANRPLLEHVVEAVTATDIDRIVLVVGYEQERIRNHFGDGDDWGVTIEYVEQATQLGTGHAVLQAEPVVDGPFVVLNGDRIVDSSIVSAMRDRALDGAPPAMAVTSAARPREYGVVTLDGDRVTAIDEKPEGPVETNQINAGVYAFSPAVFDAIRETHAPGELAITATLNDLAERETLSAVRYDGRWLDVSNLWDLLAVNAGLVDEAATPDAAGASRGESVTVADDVALAGNVRVGPNVTLGGSTAIGSNATIEAGAVVENAVVFPDAVIGAGAVVRDAIVAGNARVGPNATIAGEPATVVVGDAVHHGVELAGVVGDNATVGAGATLTDGAVVGDDVTADAGVVIDDRVDSGAVVRRG, from the coding sequence ATGGCAACCGACTCGGTAACCGCGGTGATCCTCGCCGCGGGCGAGGGCCGGCGGCTGGCGCCGCTGACGAACCGGCGGCCGAAGCCGATGGTCCCCGTGGCGAACAGGCCGCTACTCGAACACGTCGTGGAGGCCGTGACGGCGACCGACATCGACCGGATCGTCCTCGTCGTCGGCTACGAGCAGGAGCGCATCCGGAACCACTTCGGCGACGGCGACGACTGGGGCGTCACGATCGAGTACGTCGAGCAGGCGACGCAGCTGGGCACCGGCCACGCCGTCCTCCAGGCCGAGCCGGTCGTCGACGGACCGTTCGTCGTGCTCAACGGCGACCGGATCGTCGACTCGTCGATCGTCTCGGCGATGCGCGACCGGGCGCTCGACGGTGCCCCCCCGGCGATGGCGGTCACGTCCGCGGCGAGGCCCCGCGAGTACGGCGTCGTCACGCTCGACGGCGACCGCGTGACGGCCATCGACGAGAAGCCGGAGGGGCCAGTCGAGACCAACCAGATAAACGCCGGCGTCTACGCCTTCTCGCCGGCGGTGTTCGACGCGATCCGCGAGACGCACGCCCCCGGCGAGTTGGCGATCACGGCGACGCTCAACGACCTCGCCGAGCGCGAGACGCTGTCGGCGGTGCGGTACGACGGGCGCTGGCTCGACGTGTCGAACCTCTGGGACCTGCTGGCCGTCAACGCGGGGCTGGTCGACGAGGCTGCGACGCCCGATGCCGCGGGCGCGAGCCGCGGCGAGTCGGTGACCGTCGCCGACGACGTGGCGCTCGCGGGCAACGTGCGCGTCGGACCGAACGTCACGCTCGGCGGGAGCACCGCGATCGGCAGTAACGCGACCATCGAGGCGGGCGCGGTCGTCGAGAACGCCGTGGTCTTCCCAGACGCCGTGATCGGCGCCGGCGCCGTGGTCCGGGACGCGATCGTCGCCGGCAACGCGCGAGTCGGCCCGAACGCGACGATAGCAGGCGAACCGGCGACGGTCGTCGTCGGCGACGCGGTCCACCACGGCGTCGAACTCGCCGGCGTGGTCGGGGACAACGCGACGGTCGGCGCCGGCGCGACGCTCACCGACGGCGCGGTCGTCGGCGACGACGTGACGGCCGACGCGGGGGTCGTGATCGACGACCGCGTCGACTCGGGTGCGGTCGTGCGGAGGGGGTAA
- the glmS gene encoding glutamine--fructose-6-phosphate transaminase (isomerizing), with protein MCGITGYIGDGIALNDGDSDSDGAAGDGGVAGVGDIVHEGLRNLEYRGYDSAGVALVGETSGLTVAKRSGEVDNLTVPDVPDAALGVGHTRWSTHGPPTDANAHPHTDCVGDVAVVHNGIVENHEALKAELADHEFTSDTDTEVIPHLIEEELAAERGADGLLGAVRAVEDRLEGSYAICAVREGDDRIVVARRGSPLVLGRDDDATFVASDVTAFLEHTRDVTYLEDGDVAALSAEGVAIYADGDLVDRGVETVTWEADAAEKGGYEHYMRKEIHEQPEALRQTIAGRLDVDAGGVDLDVSFPPGFLADLEEIQIVACGTSNYAGRYAAQLFEELSGVRATVEIASEYEFGAGRSPDRTLVVAVTQSGETADTLGAVRRANAAGARTFAVTNTLGSTVTREVDDTAFIRAGPEIGVAATKTFASQVATLAMLAVAIGRERGALAAADARPVLEGLRDLPGAVQQVLDAESRVREAATEYGDSGAFFFVGRQLGVPVALEGALKLKEISYDHAEGFAAGELKHGPLALVTPDTPVLAVLTDGARAAETMNNVTEAQTRGAPAIGCVSADEEYGTLDVSLPVPDVGLVEPLVANVYLQLFAYHVANDKGRSIDKPRNLAKSVTVE; from the coding sequence ATGTGCGGGATAACCGGCTACATCGGCGACGGCATCGCGCTGAATGACGGAGACAGCGACAGCGACGGTGCCGCGGGCGACGGCGGGGTCGCCGGCGTCGGCGACATCGTCCACGAGGGGCTCCGCAATCTAGAGTACCGCGGCTACGACTCCGCCGGCGTCGCGCTCGTCGGGGAGACGAGCGGGCTCACGGTCGCGAAGCGGTCCGGCGAGGTCGACAACCTCACCGTGCCCGACGTGCCCGACGCGGCGCTCGGCGTCGGCCACACGCGCTGGAGCACGCACGGCCCGCCGACGGACGCGAACGCTCACCCGCACACCGACTGCGTCGGCGACGTGGCGGTCGTCCACAACGGGATCGTCGAGAACCACGAGGCGCTCAAAGCCGAGCTAGCTGATCACGAGTTCACGAGCGACACCGACACCGAGGTCATCCCGCACCTGATCGAGGAAGAGCTCGCCGCCGAGCGCGGCGCGGACGGCCTCCTCGGCGCGGTCCGGGCCGTCGAGGACCGCTTGGAGGGGAGCTACGCGATCTGCGCGGTCCGCGAGGGCGACGACCGGATCGTCGTGGCGCGGCGCGGGAGCCCGCTCGTGTTGGGCCGCGACGACGACGCGACGTTCGTCGCCAGCGACGTGACGGCCTTCCTCGAACACACCCGCGACGTGACGTACCTCGAGGACGGCGACGTGGCGGCGCTGTCGGCCGAGGGCGTCGCAATCTACGCCGACGGCGATCTCGTCGACCGCGGCGTCGAGACGGTGACGTGGGAGGCCGACGCCGCCGAGAAGGGCGGCTACGAACACTACATGCGTAAAGAGATCCACGAGCAGCCCGAAGCCCTGCGGCAGACCATCGCAGGCCGGCTCGACGTGGACGCCGGCGGCGTCGACCTCGACGTCTCGTTCCCGCCGGGCTTTCTCGCGGACCTCGAAGAGATCCAGATCGTCGCCTGTGGCACCTCGAACTACGCGGGCCGGTACGCCGCGCAGCTGTTCGAGGAGCTCTCGGGAGTGCGCGCGACAGTTGAGATCGCCAGCGAGTACGAGTTCGGCGCTGGTCGCAGCCCGGACCGGACGCTCGTCGTCGCCGTGACGCAGAGCGGCGAGACCGCCGACACGCTGGGCGCGGTCCGGCGAGCGAACGCCGCGGGCGCGCGGACCTTCGCCGTGACGAACACGCTCGGGAGTACGGTGACGCGCGAGGTGGACGACACCGCGTTCATCCGCGCCGGCCCCGAGATCGGCGTGGCGGCGACGAAGACGTTCGCCTCGCAGGTGGCGACGCTCGCGATGCTCGCGGTGGCGATCGGCCGCGAGCGCGGCGCGTTGGCCGCCGCCGACGCCCGCCCCGTGCTGGAGGGGCTCCGCGACCTCCCCGGCGCGGTCCAGCAGGTGCTCGACGCCGAGTCGCGGGTCCGCGAGGCCGCCACCGAGTACGGCGACAGCGGGGCGTTCTTCTTCGTCGGCCGGCAGCTGGGCGTGCCGGTCGCTTTGGAGGGCGCGCTGAAGCTCAAGGAGATCTCCTACGACCACGCCGAGGGGTTCGCCGCCGGCGAGCTGAAACACGGCCCGCTCGCGCTGGTGACGCCCGACACGCCCGTGTTGGCCGTGCTGACCGACGGCGCGCGCGCCGCCGAGACGATGAACAACGTGACCGAGGCACAGACGCGCGGCGCGCCCGCCATCGGCTGCGTCTCCGCGGACGAGGAGTACGGTACGCTGGACGTCTCGCTGCCGGTGCCCGACGTGGGCCTCGTCGAGCCGCTGGTCGCGAACGTCTACCTCCAGCTGTTCGCGTACCACGTGGCCAACGACAAGGGCCGGTCGATCGACAAGCCGCGGAACCTCGCGAAAAGCGTCACCGTCGAGTAG
- a CDS encoding TrmB family transcriptional regulator encodes MTDSGADLFSLLDLTEYEADALEELLLLGRTTAPDLAEATGIPKARIYGVLDALSEAGYVKVIPGRPKRYEPHEPAAIAERAVENRRHAYERFREDVEAVEAAFVDEYAPVRDRGVDELSPTEDLFHVVDVGEPSERETRRLFREAEEAVYVLSKSFGYVDAVRPAMRDAVDRGVDVDVLLLHPESLSAENRERQAAIRETLAAEFPSVSVRVSDRVLPWRGTFADPSLSYESGQGLLMVEQEEVPNHHRQAAVTENPSFVAGMWQYFDLLWRHESVPAEPGPDPEPGDAGAE; translated from the coding sequence ATGACGGATTCCGGAGCGGACCTCTTCTCGCTGCTCGATCTGACGGAGTACGAAGCCGACGCCTTAGAGGAGCTGCTGCTGTTGGGCCGGACGACGGCGCCCGACCTCGCGGAGGCGACCGGGATCCCGAAGGCCCGGATCTACGGCGTCCTCGACGCGCTCTCCGAGGCGGGGTACGTGAAAGTGATTCCGGGCCGGCCGAAGCGGTACGAGCCCCACGAGCCGGCGGCGATCGCCGAGCGGGCGGTCGAGAACCGTCGCCACGCCTACGAGCGATTCCGCGAGGACGTCGAAGCCGTCGAGGCGGCGTTCGTCGACGAGTACGCGCCGGTCCGCGACCGGGGCGTCGACGAGCTGAGCCCGACGGAGGACCTGTTCCACGTCGTCGACGTGGGCGAGCCGAGCGAGCGCGAGACGCGGCGGCTGTTCCGCGAGGCCGAGGAGGCGGTGTACGTGCTCTCGAAGAGCTTCGGCTACGTCGACGCCGTGCGCCCGGCGATGCGCGACGCGGTCGACCGCGGCGTCGACGTCGACGTACTCCTCCTCCATCCCGAGTCGCTGTCCGCGGAGAACCGTGAGCGACAGGCCGCGATCCGCGAGACGCTCGCCGCGGAGTTCCCGTCCGTCTCCGTGCGCGTCAGCGACCGCGTGCTGCCGTGGCGCGGCACCTTCGCCGACCCGAGCCTCTCGTACGAGTCCGGGCAGGGGCTGCTCATGGTCGAACAGGAGGAGGTGCCGAACCACCACCGACAGGCCGCGGTCACCGAGAACCCCTCGTTCGTGGCGGGGATGTGGCAGTACTTCGACCTGCTGTGGCGCCACGAGAGCGTTCCCGCCGAACCGGGCCCCGACCCGGAACCCGGAGACGCCGGCGCGGAGTGA
- a CDS encoding NAD-dependent epimerase/dehydratase family protein: MTVLLTGADGYLGWPTALRLADRLDERVVCVDDFSRRDWVAESGSVSATRIEDPEERFERVENLSLVEGDLADRDFVLQLLATHEPDTVLHAAAQPSAPYSSINGERALYTQRNNVSMTLNLLHGLHETGLSDTHFIETTTTGIYGAPHFPIPEGGLEVDRKGGSDEVPFPAMGGSWYHQTKSFDAANMRLAESQFNFPMSEVRTAIVYGTETAETRDHESPTRFDFDYYFGTVVNRFCAQAVAGYPITVYGKGEQRKPMVSLEDAVESLVRLVEQGHSGDDGIDVYNQVTRPIAIVELAETIAEVGAEFDLDAEVKHYENPREEDEEHKMEMENERFLELVGGQRQDLESGIRDVLGTLVDERERIAAHEDRFLPGVLTDE, from the coding sequence ATGACCGTCCTACTCACCGGTGCCGACGGCTACCTCGGTTGGCCGACCGCGCTGCGACTGGCGGACCGCCTCGACGAGCGCGTCGTCTGCGTCGACGACTTCTCGCGGCGCGACTGGGTCGCCGAGTCCGGGAGCGTCTCCGCAACGCGGATCGAGGATCCCGAGGAGCGCTTCGAGCGCGTCGAGAACCTCAGCTTAGTCGAAGGGGACCTCGCCGACCGCGACTTCGTGCTCCAGTTGCTGGCGACCCACGAGCCCGACACCGTGCTTCACGCGGCCGCGCAGCCCAGCGCGCCCTACTCGTCGATCAACGGCGAGCGCGCGCTGTACACCCAGCGCAACAACGTCTCGATGACGCTGAACCTGCTCCACGGGCTCCACGAAACGGGGCTGTCGGACACCCACTTCATCGAGACGACGACCACCGGTATCTACGGGGCACCGCATTTCCCGATCCCGGAGGGCGGCCTCGAAGTCGACCGGAAGGGCGGCTCCGACGAGGTGCCGTTCCCGGCGATGGGCGGCAGCTGGTACCACCAGACGAAGTCGTTCGACGCCGCGAACATGCGGCTCGCCGAGTCGCAGTTCAACTTCCCGATGAGCGAGGTGCGGACCGCCATCGTCTACGGCACGGAGACCGCGGAGACGCGCGACCACGAGAGCCCGACGCGGTTCGACTTCGACTACTACTTCGGCACCGTCGTGAACCGGTTCTGCGCGCAGGCCGTGGCGGGGTACCCGATCACGGTGTACGGGAAAGGCGAACAGCGCAAGCCGATGGTGAGCCTCGAAGACGCCGTCGAGAGTCTCGTGCGGCTGGTCGAGCAGGGCCACTCCGGCGACGACGGGATCGACGTGTACAACCAGGTCACCCGGCCGATAGCGATCGTCGAGCTGGCGGAGACGATCGCCGAGGTCGGCGCGGAGTTCGACCTGGACGCTGAAGTGAAACACTACGAAAACCCGCGCGAAGAGGACGAAGAACACAAAATGGAGATGGAAAACGAGCGGTTCCTCGAGTTGGTCGGCGGGCAGCGGCAGGATCTCGAGTCCGGAATCCGCGATGTACTCGGGACGCTCGTCGACGAGCGCGAGCGCATCGCGGCCCACGAGGACCGGTTCCTGCCGGGCGTGCTGACCGATGAGTGA
- a CDS encoding NAD-dependent epimerase/dehydratase family protein: MSESGDHGATDGQRVLVTGGCGYIGSALVPRLLDDARVSEVIVLDSLANGSPAHLAGCVGPDLDFRRGDVREYGAVESATRGVDAVIHLAAITGAASTHDRREETFAVNRDGTENVLTAAGKFDVDSVVVASSCNNYGRAASRDIDETTEQNPLNPYAESKVACERLLDDALEAYDFEGTALRMSTNYGWSPGVRFNLVVNHFVFRGLTDRPLTVYGDGSNWRPFIHVRDAARAYLDAALEPDAWPQRVYNVGSNEGNYRIAEIAEIVREELDRDLDVTYLEDEQPGPSYHVNFDRLAGTGFETEWTLREGIRDIASELTGSEAIEA, from the coding sequence ATGAGTGAGTCCGGAGACCACGGTGCCACTGACGGCCAGCGGGTCCTCGTTACGGGCGGCTGCGGCTACATCGGCAGCGCACTGGTTCCGCGGCTGCTCGACGACGCGCGCGTGAGCGAGGTCATCGTCCTCGACTCACTGGCCAACGGTTCACCCGCGCACCTCGCCGGCTGCGTCGGCCCGGATCTCGATTTTCGCCGCGGCGACGTCCGCGAGTACGGCGCCGTCGAGAGCGCGACCCGCGGCGTCGACGCCGTGATCCACCTCGCGGCGATTACCGGCGCCGCGTCGACGCACGACCGGCGCGAGGAGACGTTCGCGGTCAACCGCGACGGCACCGAGAACGTGCTCACGGCCGCGGGCAAGTTCGACGTCGACAGCGTCGTCGTCGCCTCCTCGTGTAACAACTACGGTCGGGCAGCGAGCCGCGACATCGACGAGACGACCGAGCAGAACCCCCTCAATCCGTACGCCGAGTCGAAGGTGGCCTGCGAGCGGCTGTTAGACGACGCGCTCGAGGCGTACGATTTCGAGGGGACGGCGCTCCGGATGAGCACGAACTACGGCTGGTCGCCGGGCGTCCGATTTAATCTGGTGGTGAACCACTTCGTGTTCCGCGGGCTGACGGACCGCCCGCTGACGGTGTACGGTGACGGGTCGAACTGGCGGCCGTTCATCCACGTGCGCGACGCGGCACGGGCGTATCTCGACGCCGCGTTGGAACCGGATGCGTGGCCTCAGCGGGTGTATAACGTCGGTTCGAACGAGGGGAACTACCGGATCGCGGAGATTGCGGAGATTGTCCGCGAGGAGCTGGATCGGGATTTAGACGTGACGTACTTAGAGGATGAACAGCCCGGGCCCTCGTATCACGTGAACTTCGACCGGCTGGCCGGGACGGGCTTCGAGACGGAGTGGACGCTGCGAGAGGGAATTCGAGATATCGCGAGCGAGTTGACCGGCTCGGAGGCGATTGAAGCATGA
- a CDS encoding NAD-dependent epimerase/dehydratase family protein, translating into MTDTEDTETDEEGSDRSIETPTIAVTGAAGYIGSRVVVEFQEAYPDWELIAIDNQYRGQVDAIGDVDIKHVDIRNRDRLEDALAGADVVCHLAAISGVDDCDENPDLAYEVNVTGTNNVAWFCRKTGAALAFPFSMAVLGDPEEFPITADQPRDPLNWYGRTKWIGERSIEAFADGAFPAHLFLKSNLYGEHVVDGTEVGKPTVINFFVNRALAGETLTVYDPGTQARNFVHVKDVARAYVRSAERLVEQLERGETGTETYEIASDEDLSVIEVAEIVREAAHEEHGIDVDVELVENPRGAETMVEEFGVDISETGRRIGWNPTQTVTDSVGGLISSVGPVTE; encoded by the coding sequence ATGACCGACACGGAAGACACCGAGACGGACGAGGAGGGCAGCGACAGATCGATCGAGACGCCCACTATCGCGGTAACGGGCGCAGCCGGCTACATTGGAAGCCGCGTGGTCGTGGAATTCCAGGAGGCGTATCCTGACTGGGAGCTTATCGCGATCGACAACCAGTACCGCGGACAGGTGGATGCGATCGGCGACGTCGACATCAAGCACGTCGACATCCGAAACCGTGACCGGCTGGAAGACGCGCTCGCGGGCGCGGACGTGGTGTGTCACCTCGCGGCGATCAGCGGCGTCGACGATTGCGACGAGAACCCCGATCTGGCCTACGAGGTGAACGTCACCGGGACGAACAACGTGGCGTGGTTCTGCCGGAAGACGGGCGCCGCGCTCGCGTTCCCGTTCAGCATGGCCGTGTTGGGTGATCCCGAGGAGTTCCCGATCACGGCCGACCAGCCGCGGGATCCGCTGAACTGGTACGGGCGGACGAAGTGGATCGGTGAGCGATCGATCGAGGCGTTCGCGGACGGCGCGTTCCCGGCGCACCTCTTCTTGAAGTCGAACCTCTACGGCGAGCACGTCGTCGACGGGACAGAGGTGGGGAAACCGACCGTGATCAACTTCTTTGTGAATCGCGCGCTCGCGGGCGAGACGCTGACGGTGTACGATCCCGGGACGCAGGCGCGGAACTTCGTTCACGTGAAGGACGTAGCGCGGGCGTACGTGCGGAGCGCGGAGCGGTTGGTGGAGCAGTTGGAGCGAGGGGAGACCGGGACCGAGACGTACGAAATCGCGAGTGACGAGGATCTGAGCGTAATTGAGGTGGCGGAGATCGTGCGGGAGGCCGCTCACGAGGAGCACGGGATCGACGTGGATGTAGAGTTGGTGGAGAATCCACGAGGTGCGGAGACGATGGTGGAGGAATTTGGGGTGGACATCTCTGAAACTGGAAGACGAATCGGGTGGAACCCGACACAAACTGTTACCGACTCGGTTGGGGGACTGATCTCCTCTGTCGGCCCCGTTACGGAGTGA
- a CDS encoding flippase, whose protein sequence is MKESRKSVVRGLFKGGSIIFVGLALELGISFFGKILMARILGQVEYGVATLGIKTLSFTSAILLIGLNTGVGRYLPRFDHDADRKGIILSGLELALPVAAAAAVTLWVFADPIARLFLRAPEAVSVLRAAAVGLPFAVLLKFSIGVVQGMEQTVPKVLIRNIFQPTIRFVLIAAVLLLGLGSIGIVWAYTATFVAAGIAGLYYVVRHTPVAASIGGTRIRRELLRFSAPLMLMTSMIMILSNLDIFFLSYFHSANDVGVYNAVYPLAELLTMTLSGFSFIFLPAFSRLHSEGQKKEMLRIYQVVTKWVLLLTLPALFYFVLFPETIIGITFGQEYDEGAIALVVLAVGFSVQSLVGPNMQSLTSVGETRTIMWINLATGTTNIVLNYILIPQYAYLGAAVATSISYTLLNILYSVALYHRTGVHPFNSHLLKPLAGSVVLMAVVASVVTVGFQRNVVTLFGSFIVFGLLYVLVILRLDAIQEEEIMLLLSVEERFGVDLSRMKRLVKRVIGE, encoded by the coding sequence ATGAAAGAGTCGAGAAAAAGCGTCGTACGAGGGCTTTTTAAAGGCGGCAGTATCATCTTTGTCGGACTTGCGTTGGAACTCGGAATCTCGTTCTTCGGGAAGATCTTGATGGCACGCATCCTTGGACAGGTCGAATACGGGGTCGCTACCCTCGGTATCAAGACGCTATCATTCACATCTGCGATCCTCCTGATCGGATTAAATACCGGAGTCGGACGATATCTTCCCAGATTCGACCACGACGCGGATCGCAAAGGGATTATCCTCTCGGGACTTGAACTCGCGCTCCCTGTGGCGGCCGCCGCGGCGGTAACGCTGTGGGTGTTCGCTGACCCTATTGCGAGGTTGTTCCTTCGAGCACCAGAAGCAGTATCGGTTCTTCGGGCGGCCGCCGTCGGACTCCCGTTCGCCGTCCTACTGAAATTCTCCATTGGAGTCGTCCAAGGAATGGAGCAGACCGTCCCAAAAGTACTCATACGGAACATCTTCCAGCCGACGATTCGCTTTGTCCTCATTGCCGCCGTCCTCCTCCTCGGACTCGGTTCGATCGGTATCGTCTGGGCCTACACGGCGACGTTCGTGGCTGCTGGGATCGCCGGCCTCTATTACGTTGTGAGGCACACACCGGTCGCGGCGTCGATCGGTGGGACCCGGATCCGGCGAGAACTTCTGCGCTTCTCAGCCCCATTGATGTTGATGACGTCAATGATCATGATACTGTCCAACCTCGACATCTTCTTTCTAAGCTACTTTCATTCCGCGAACGACGTCGGAGTGTACAACGCCGTGTACCCATTGGCGGAGTTGCTCACGATGACACTGAGTGGATTCAGTTTTATTTTCCTACCGGCCTTTTCGCGGCTCCACTCGGAGGGACAAAAAAAAGAAATGCTTCGGATATATCAGGTGGTAACGAAATGGGTCCTCCTGCTCACTCTGCCAGCGTTGTTCTACTTCGTCCTCTTTCCCGAGACGATCATCGGGATTACCTTCGGACAAGAGTACGACGAAGGAGCAATCGCATTGGTGGTCCTCGCCGTCGGCTTCTCAGTTCAGTCGCTCGTGGGTCCCAACATGCAGTCGTTGACTTCTGTCGGAGAGACGCGAACGATCATGTGGATTAACCTTGCTACAGGTACTACGAATATCGTACTGAATTATATACTCATTCCCCAGTACGCTTATCTTGGCGCGGCGGTGGCAACCTCCATTTCGTACACGCTGTTGAACATACTCTACTCCGTTGCCCTGTATCACCGAACGGGCGTTCACCCGTTCAATTCGCATCTGCTGAAACCGTTGGCCGGCTCAGTCGTACTAATGGCCGTGGTCGCCAGCGTCGTAACCGTAGGGTTTCAGCGGAACGTAGTGACGCTGTTTGGTTCGTTCATTGTTTTCGGGTTGCTCTATGTTCTCGTGATACTGCGGCTTGATGCCATTCAAGAGGAGGAAATAATGCTACTTCTCAGTGTCGAGGAACGTTTCGGAGTCGATCTGTCCAGAATGAAGCGACTCGTGAAACGGGTGATAGGAGAGTGA
- a CDS encoding alkaline phosphatase family protein: MVLGTLRYVISEIKQNYDRRTWWRNRFASRVLSPIQSKLYNDSSAVDVSEESWDLLIILDACRADLFEEVVDTTDYDHYEVKKSRGSATREWTKANFNGRAKTDTIYVTGNPVVSYWVDTAFAQFEEVWQDNFDPDLGTVPAESVTERAIQVHKDNPDKRLIVHYLQPHYPFVEDPELRFTKFEGTDELEVTNVRSGAADVWEAVGLGLVDPNEAWAGYRRNLEYVLDAIDPLLEIASGKVVITSDHGNALGERARPIPIKLYGHPTKIYHPVLRKVPWAEIRAKNGRADSEEKELDADVEDKLRQLGYV, from the coding sequence ATGGTGCTTGGAACTCTACGGTATGTAATATCAGAAATAAAACAAAACTACGACCGCAGGACATGGTGGCGGAATCGATTCGCTTCACGGGTTCTGTCTCCGATTCAGTCTAAACTATATAATGATTCCTCCGCAGTTGATGTTTCTGAGGAGTCTTGGGACTTACTCATTATTTTAGACGCGTGCCGGGCAGATCTATTTGAAGAAGTCGTTGACACGACTGACTACGATCACTATGAGGTAAAAAAGAGTCGAGGAAGTGCGACTCGTGAGTGGACGAAAGCAAATTTCAACGGACGAGCAAAGACAGACACAATTTACGTGACCGGGAATCCGGTCGTTTCTTACTGGGTCGATACCGCATTTGCACAGTTTGAGGAGGTCTGGCAGGATAATTTCGACCCAGACCTCGGGACTGTGCCTGCCGAGTCGGTGACAGAGAGAGCTATTCAGGTTCACAAAGACAATCCGGACAAACGACTCATCGTTCACTATCTCCAGCCGCATTACCCGTTCGTTGAGGACCCGGAACTCCGGTTCACGAAGTTCGAGGGAACGGACGAACTCGAGGTAACGAACGTTCGGAGTGGTGCCGCGGATGTCTGGGAAGCTGTTGGACTTGGACTTGTTGATCCGAACGAAGCTTGGGCGGGGTACCGTCGTAATCTTGAGTATGTACTGGATGCGATCGACCCGCTTCTCGAGATAGCATCAGGTAAAGTTGTGATCACGTCAGACCATGGGAATGCGCTTGGAGAGCGGGCACGTCCGATTCCGATAAAGCTGTACGGTCATCCGACCAAAATCTATCATCCTGTCCTTCGAAAAGTTCCATGGGCGGAAATACGAGCGAAGAACGGCCGGGCAGACTCGGAAGAGAAAGAACTCGACGCCGACGTCGAGGACAAACTCCGCCAGCTCGGATACGTATAA